The Oncorhynchus clarkii lewisi isolate Uvic-CL-2024 chromosome 12, UVic_Ocla_1.0, whole genome shotgun sequence genome segment TATCCCAGATTATTGTGAATGGTGCCCTCTTCATGGAGTACCTGCACCGGCTCTCGTTCTCCAGAGTGGACACCATCTCTGTGGATGGGGGAGTGGAAGTCCAGTCTATTGCCTTCTCCAACCCTGCAGTCACCGTGAGTATCTGACAGGTCCTCCTCATGGgagaatatagttcattttcgTGTTCAGTTGGATCAGCTTTGAGCAAGCAACTGGACAGATTTGCTCATCTTAATCAGTTGTCTGGAATGTGGTTGCAGTGGTCATGGTCAGGTGGTGTAATGATTGTAAAAGGATGTTTTAGACATATTTTTGGCGTCCAGAAAAACGGAGTTCCCCCAGTTCCCTTtactgcagtcaaatgacctagtggcctcatgggtggaatgctattcatatttttcataattttataatgaatttaaaaaataaaaataaagcccATGTAGACTTTGGATGGTCTGCTAGAGGAGATCAGGCTTGCAGATTCAGTGCCTCTATTTAAATCCATGTTGAAGACACACTTATATAAAGATCTTTTAATGTTTGATTTTAATTAGCTATCTTTTTTTCATTGTCGTTCTTCCAGTCTTTATTTCTTTGTTAGTACTTATATTTTATGATGTGAAGCACTTTGGTACCTGTATTGAAACGTGCTATACAGATTAAGTTATTATCAATATTCAGACTTGCATGTGCTGACTAAGAGAGTCTGTTCATATCCTATACATAGAAATTAAATGTTATGTCCTGTCTTTTCTCCAGTCACCTCCTCCCCAACCAGGATATCCTGGCCATCCACACAGTGTGAGTATTCTTATATGACAGACTCATGAACAGGATTCTTAGTTATACAAGTTAAAAACATATTATATTTGGAGTTATTTCAAGAATAAGGTCTGGAAACACTTATAATTAGTAATAAACCCAGTACTACATATCTGGCTTCACAAAACAGTAGCATAGGCCATAATCCAAGATGGACAATTTATTTACAGGGTCAACGAAACCGAAATAGATCTCGTCAAAGCAAACCTGGCCCCAAAACTCCTCCTCAATGGTGTAATGCCACACAGGTAGATTCTACCATGCTGGGTTGACAGCTCATTTAGTGTATTTAACTATTTTTCTGGTGGTGGTTGTTTTAGTAAGGTGACTGCATTTCATTCCATTCAATCAACGTTAGCTTTGAGGGTAGATTTAGCTTGCTTTCCTTGTTAAGATTGATATATATTTGACAACTGTTTGTCTGTTTTATAGGCTTTATCAGCTGCAGGATTTCTTCAGGTCAGTTGCATTCCAATGAATCAACTTTTCAAGGTTTAAAATGTATAGATAGAGGCCAATATTAGGAATTGCATTGAAGTTTGATACATCTTTATCTATATAAATGAATGTTAAGAAAATTAAGTTCTGACAAGCTTAAAGTGTTTTTTTTGGTAGAGACTGTGGTGATGCATAATGTTTATTTTATAGGCACCCCCTCCATACACTGCCCAGCCTCCATACACCCCCAAGCCGTCCTTTGTAAGCACCCCTTCTTTAAACTACAGACTAATTGCAGACTGCATAATTACATTAATTTCTGTATCGAAACAGATTATTGGGTTGACATGGTGATGGATCCTTTGTCCTCAGGTTGTGCCGTATAAAAACATAATGGCGGGTGGACTTTACCCAGGCAGAAACATCACCATCCAGGGTGTGGTCAACCACAACGCTGATAAGTAAGCAACTTACTCAATTTGAGCACATCTTACATAATGCATTTGCTTCACCTGCTATGGGTCAGAGTTGGTACTATGAATTGTATACCTGTACATTACAGACAATACAAATTAATAGTAAGGAAAAGGTCCTCGTTTGATTAGCCTTTCACACTCCAAATAATTTATTTCACGATTGTGTAACACTCACCAGCAGAGTCCAGAAAAGTTCTCCCTCTCTGCAAGCAGTACATTACAGAGCTATACAGTATTATGAGCCAGGTTGTttgggtcctggatgctgattggcaaAAAATGCATTTCAGCCTTGTttatatcagacaatataccacAGGTTTGAGGCAAAaatacttgtttactgttctagCTTATGTTAgtacccagtttataatagtaataaggcacctcgggtttgtggtatatggccaatataccatggctaagggctgtatccaggcactctgcttcgtatcgtgcataagaacagcccttagccgtggtatatttaagcaagaCCCAAgtaggtgtggtatatggccaatgtagggctgttcttatgcacaacgcaacatggagtgcctggacacagcccttagtcgtggtatattagccgtataccacaaacccagaggtgccttattgatattataaactggttacctcTGTACACCTTTTCCACCATCTACCACAGAGCATTAGTTTAATGGGTAATCTAACCTGACATTCCTGGTCAAGCCTTATAACCATGATTATGGTTCGCATGGTTCTAGGTTCTGTATCAACCTGCGTTTCAACTCGGGGGTGGCGTTCCACTTCAACCCCAGGTTCAATGAGAACGTTGTAGTTCGTAACAGTCTCCTGAAGGAACAGTGGGGTccagaggaaaggacaggtggCATGCCCTTCTACAGAGGCCAACCTTTTACGGTATAAACTCCATTATAGCTAACTGCATACTGTAGGATGGAACAAGTAAATATATTTTAACAGATATTTGCGTTGTGCATTGACAACAATTTCAGCTGAAATGCATCTGAATGTGTTTTAGTTCAATGATATCGAATGCTTTCCCTTGGATGAGCTCAGCACTCATGTCAGGCCCTGTGTTTCAGGTGATCATCATGTGTGATACCCAATGCTACAGGGTGATGGTGAATGGAGCCCTGATGTTCAGCTACAACCACCGCCACTTCCTTTTCCAGCAGATTGATattctggaggtggagggggacgTGAGCCTGTCCGCTGTGCTGGTCTGAGTTACAAACACACTGAGGTCAAAGTTCAGCGATAGTAGGGTCTGATCAGTCAGTGCATTATCTTTCATTATGTGTGAGGAATCATGtcttatgtgtctgtgtgtggccaTTTTCTGTATTGAAAAACTGTGGCATTTTACTGTGTTGCTGATTGCGAGATGTTTTAAATTTCTCTCTTCCATAAACAATTATAGGAAATATTGTCTTCTATTGATCATATTCCAGACAGCCCACATGATGCCTACTGTATGTCTGTGCTCTCTGTCACAACAATGTTTCCACAGCAAATAAACAGCAATATATTGGAACTAAGATGTTGTCATAATTCTACATCACCGCTAGGGGGCAGAGCGGTTCTGGTAAAATTAATAACTTGGCCCTGTTTTAGATTGAAGTGGGAAGGTTCAGATTTTATATTAAAAAATTCTAAGGATTTTCACCAAGTAAATACTGATGACATGAATGGTGTTGTGGATCATTATAATTATATGAAGTGCATTCGAATGACTGTGCACTCAGGGAGTTCCAGGTGGTTAGAAGTAGGCTTGTAGACCGGTTGACAATGCTTTGACTGGGTCTCGGGATGTATGGACTGATACGCACCTACAGATTCACCTCACTTGCTGCTACAAGAAGGCGGTACAGATTCACCTCATTTGCTGCTACAAGAAGGCGGTACAGATTCACCTCACTTGCTGCTACAAGAAGGCTGTACAGATTCACCTCACTTGGTGCTACAAGCAAGGGGTACAGATTCACCTCACTTGGTGCTACAAGCAAGCAGTACAGATTCACCTCACTTGCTGCTACAAGAAGGCGGTACAGATTCACCTCACTTGCTGCTACAAGAAGGCGGTACAGATTCACCTCACTTGCTGCTACAAGAAGGCGGTACAGATTCACCTCACTTGCTGCTACAAGAAGGCTGTACAGATTCACCTCACTTGCTGCTACAAGAAGGCGGTACAGATTCACCTCACTTGATGCTACAAGAAGGCGGTACAGATTAACCTCACTTACTGCTACAAGAAGGCGGTACAGATTCACCTCACTTGCTGCTACAAGAAGGCGGTACAGATTCACCTCACTTGCTGCTACAAGCAAGCGGTACAGATTCACCTCACTTGCTGCTACAAGCAAGCGGTACAGATTCACCTCACTTGGTGCTACAAGCAAGCGGTACAGATTCACCTCACTTGGTGCTACAAGCAAGCGGTACAGATTCACCTCACTTGGTGCTACAAGCAAGCGGTACAGATTCACCTCACTTGATGCTACAAGCAAGCGGTACAGATTAACCTCACTTGCTGCTACAAGAAGGCAGTACAGATTCACCTCACTTGCTGCTACAAGAAGGCTGTACAGATTCACCTCACTTGGTGCTACAAGCAAGCGGTACAGATTCACCTCACTTACTGCTACAAGCAATCTGAAGCCATCAGTTAGGCTTttggatatatattttttctcactaAGACTGCCTCTTGGCAACCGCTTTCACATGTAGGCCTCCACTTACTGTCCTTGCCATCTTTACTGCCTGCAGTGGCAGCACCAAGCATTTTTCACTGGGGTAGCTTGGTCGTTGTGTAGGGGTGCTTGCAATCTACAGTGTATATGATTGCATATACGCAAAACGTATTTATTGGTGCTAATGGGAGTGTTAGGCCTATTCTTGAGGGGGCTACAGCACCGTTTTGCCTCTCCCTGGTGCCGTCCATGACTACATGATTGTACCAAAATGATGTAGACCAGTGCTGCACAAGCTCGACTTTCTTTCTATGCAAAAAAAGATAACTGTTCAACATTCTTTAGTAATTGAAATTAGTTCATTTTGCAGCAATTCTTTCTGAGGTGGCACAGGGTCAAAGCAGGGCAACTTGACATGTCAACACATTTGAATGGCAAATTTAAGTACATTAGGACTGATATCTTATACACCAGGGTTCCACCAgggttttatttggccctccaGAAAAATATTTTTCAAAGGGACTATCTGCTAAGAGATAATTTATAGGTAAGCCGTTTATATAGGCTTACTTAACTATTAACACTGAATTCTTGCCTGAGAGAAAAGGGAAGGGAAGGACAATAATAAATTGTTACATAACAGTTTAGAATACCAGCACATATTGCCAGATGAAGGACTGGAGTCCTATCATATTGTACAAGTTTCAACTGATGTAGGCCTACACTATAAGGGATTGCTAActtatctaaactcagcaaaaaaaagaaacgtcctctcactgtcaactgcgtttattttcagcaaacttaacgtgtcaatatttgtatgaacataagattgtacaactgagacataaactgaacaggttccacagacatgtgactaacataaattgaataatgtgtccctgaacaaaggggggggggggttaagtcaaaagtaacaatcagtatctggtgtggccaccagctgcattaagtactgcagtgcatctcctcctcaaggactgaaccaggttggccagttcttgctgtgagatgttaccccactcttcaccaaggcacctgcaagttctctgacatttctgggggggaatggccctagccctcaccctctgatccaacaggtcccagatgtgctcaatgagattgagatccgggctctttcgCTGGccaacactgacattcctgtcttgcaggaaatcacgcacagaacgagcaatatggctggtggcattgtcatgctggagtgtcatgtcaggataagcctgcaggaaggataccacatgagagaggaggatgtgttctctgtaacgcacagtgttgagattgcctgcagtgACAACAAGCGCAGTCTGATGATGCtttgacacaccgccccagaccatgacggaccctccacctccaaatcgacgccgctccagagtataggcctcggtgtaatgttCATTCatttgacgataaacgcaaatccaaccatcacccctggtgagacaaaactgtgactcatcagtgaaaagcactttttgccagtcctgtctggtccagcgacggtgggtttgtgcccataggcgacactgttgccagtgatgtctggtgaggacctgccttacaacaggcctacaagccctcagtccagactctctcaatctttgcggacagtctgagcactgatggagggattgtgcgttcctggtgtaactcgggcagttgttgttgccatcctgtacctgtcccgcaggtgtgatgttcggatgtaccgatcctgtgcaggtgttgttacacgtagtctgccactgcgaggatgatcagctgtctgtcctgtctccctgtagctctgttttaggcgtctcacagtacagacattgccatttattgccctggccacatctgcagtcctcatgcctccttgcagcatgcctaaggcacattcacgcagatgagcagggaacctgggcatcttccttttggtatttttcagagtcagtaaaaaggcctcttcagtgtcctaCGTTtatataactgtgaccttaattgcctaccgtctgtaagctgttagtagtcTTAACGACcgctccacaggtgcatgttcattaattgtttatggttcattgaacaagcatgggaaacagtgtttaaaccctttagttatttggatttttacaaattatctttgaaagacagggtcctgaaaaaggttaGCTACAGAGTTTAGCTACTGTTATTATGCATTTTGTTTTAACTGCAAAATATTTATGTCTCTGTTTCTTCTGTATCTAAAATCCTAAGGCAGTGTGACCTCACCAGTTTGTTATCTAAAACCTGTCATTGATGAAAACACACGGCATTGGTCCAATGTCCCGTTTTTTGTATTCATACTGGACGCTGTAAAGATTCTTGCAACGCACGCGCAGTAGCTGCTCCTCAAAACAGCATCAGTGCCTGCTTCATTGAGGTTGTccttagttaccacagccacaaattcAAAGTGGCTCTATCGTaacaattcatgaaaacaaaaattcgCTTTTTGGTCTTAAAGTAAGGTTACGGTTCAGCATACGGTTAtcagtatggttaaggttaggcttacgTTAAAAAACAGGTTtaaagaaaataaattgtagaaataggcggggtttatcCATAATTATGaccttgtggctgtggtaactaatgACGACTGTTCATTGAGAAGGAGGATTCAAACTTCCGGTTCTGTCATGGGGATATTGTGGTGTGTCTgataaaagaaagaaaaaataacCCCATCAACATCGGAATTTGAGGATTAACTGGTTGAAAATAGCAAAGGAATCATTATTTATACGGATAATTCAAGTGGCCCATCGCGGCTCGCACCCGGCCGGCCATGGCGGCGCATAAACCCGTGGAATGGGTTCAGGCCGTAATTAGTAGATTCGACGAGCAGGTAAGAATAACACATCGTATCAGAAATTGTGCCTCTGCTTTTTCCCCAGCAACATCATAGAGGTCGTGGGTTTAGCGACGAGATCATTTAAAGAAAGCTGCACTGTCATGAGTGGTATGTTTTGAGCCGATCTAGAATTTATAGTTCTCCTGCAGAGCCGCATCATCACACAGGAGCAAgtgacagcgacagagagagagaggacgaaatAACACATGGACCAATTCTGTCCCTAACATTTGAAATAGCATTTAAAATCCCTTTGAATGAAACCACGAGGATGTAGCCTCAATATATAAACAAAGGAATCGACAGAACACGCCTCTTACTGTCAAGAAGGAGGAACTAACTAAATGTTGAATTGGGCAGCGAGCTGCTAGCTTGCGTGGTTATTACTGTAATGCATTCAGCTTCTGCCAATAACACTGTGCTACCTAGCTCGCCACTGCGAGCCTTGTCGCTAGCCAGCTTGTCAACTCGAAGCAAGTGTCCAGTAATTAGTGTGTTCATGTCATTCCCATTAACTAGTAGCCTCACCTTGAACTACAAAGCACTGTTTCTTTATAGCCACTTAGCCACTACAGTAGCTAACTattactaaacaaaaatataaacgcaacaatttcaaagattttactgagtttcaGTTCGTATAAGGATATCAGTCAATTGAGATAactgtattaggccctaatctatggatttcgcatgactaagcaggggtgcagccatgggtgggcccaCCTACTTGAcaaccaggcccacccactgggaagctaagcccagccaatcagaattagtttcttcctacaaaagggctttattacagacacaaaTAATCATCAGCAACCccctcagacaatcccacaggtgaggaagccggatgtggatgtcctgggctggcgtggttacacatggtctgcggttgtgaagctggatggacatactgccaaattctctaaaatgacattggaggcagtgtatggtagagaaatgaacattcaattctctggtaacagctcattcctgcagtcagcatgtcaattacGAGCTTCCTCAGAATTTGAGACCTCAGTGGTGTTGTGTGACAATACAGCATATTTtaaagtggctttttattgtccccagcgcaaggtgcacctgtgtaatgatcatgctgtttaaccagtttgttgatatgccacacctgccaggtggatggattacctcGGTATTGGAGGAATGCGCACTAACAGAGATgtgaacatttgagagaaatacgctttttgtgtatggaacatttctgttatttttttaaatattttttttcagatcatgaaacatgggaccaaaacttcacatgttacgtttatatttttgttcagtgtagctagTCATATACAGTGTTATTTGAGCTGCGTCCAGTTtgtttacagtatgtgtggatttATCTATGCAGATTGACAATCAGGTCCCATCCATTCATTGCATTGGAAAACATGGGCGATATAATATTTTATAGACCTGCTGTAATCCCCTCACTGATGTCATTGACAAGCACAATTTCACAAATGTCTTCATCCTTGTCGTACCTCAAAGCAGGGCTAGGGGCATTTCCATTGAAAAGGACCCATCATGAGCACCAGCATGTGAAGTTCGTAGGAGCATATAacattgggtgtcaaatgaaagctacgAGTTTGTATTTTTGGGAAATGAAGGCATAGATACCATCAACCATTTCCCATAATTAGGCATTACTAAAGGCTTAGAAAATATTGACCAGAAAAAAGTCTTAAGAGGCATCAGAAATGCATCAaaacacaatgttgacatcaagACCCCTGCCAACCAATATCAACACTTAAGCTTTATATAGCTTTGGAGAAATTGTTTACCTTCTGGAAGTTTAATAAATATTGCCCTGTGCCTTGTAATTCCATTACCAAAACCCCACATCTTTATGATATGTTCTAATGTCTCTCCCTTATAAGGAGGGAGGATAATCAAAGtccacagaagtaacaagtaatggTAGACCTAGCAATTAGTTATAGTGAtttttactgatatcaattttgtttatgaattaagttattagaaatgtaaaaaaaaatcagtaACGGAATTACTGCAAccgaattggctacaatgggaaatcataataGTCTCAacccacagttgggtcacctgctactgtcctcccttccactacCATACTGTTATGTTGagctcataactgttttctttGTCTTTCTGTTGGTCAAACCAAGAGTGTTAAGAGTGTTGAAACAGTTTGGAtgacccctccctctgtctgtctctctccagttaatgtcacctctcccagCTGTTACTGACACCTACACCATGAGCCCCCTGTCTTTTCATTTTCTGTAACCAGCATCCTCACCGGCTGAGCACCCACTGACACCTACACCATGAGCCCCCTGTCTTTTCATTTTATGTAACCAGCATCCTCACCGGCTGAGCACCCACTGACACCTACACCATGAGCCCCCTGTCTTTACATTTTCTGTAACCAGCATCCTCACCCACTGACACTGACACCTACACCATGAGCCCCCTGTCTTCACATTTTCTGTAACCAGCATCCTCACCCACTGACACCTACACCATGAGCCCCCTGTCTTTACATTTTCTGTAACCagcatcctcacccactgagAACCCACTGACACCTACACCATGAGCCCCCTGTCTTTTCATTTTCTGTAACCagcatcctcacccactgagAACCCACTGACACCTACACCATGAGCCCCCTCCCTGTCTTTTCATTTTCTGTAACCagcatcctcacccactgagAACCCACTGACACCGGACATCCAGCGACGTTGAAAAGTAGTTTGGTCAGTCCACCCTGGCCTTGATATTGAAGGGATGATGACATCATCCAATGACATCAGCAACCAATTAGTAAAcaatgcctactcataattgTTTAAAATCACACAATGCTCACCGATATCTTTGGATACACTTATCTTCCTCCATCGTTTTACTACGAAACATAGAAACGCACCATTTTCACATGTGTTGAGGTGGTGCTGGAGACGATGAACATGAAGTAGACATTTAGTTTATATTCCTTTAACGTTCACAGACATAATGGACTGCACCAAATCTGAACCTATCTTCCACAAGTTTGGATAGCACATTACAGTAAAGAAAAGTGTATTACAGTATATTGtgctgaactatactctactttattgtactgaactctactgcacTGTTACCGGGTCTACTGCACCGTTACTTGTCCACTTAATGTGGACTAGTTCAATGACCAAAACAGATTTATTTCCAAACTCAAGGTGCCATCTCATAGcttgacaccccattctttctgcagacaccTTTTGAATCTTAATTCGGAGTAGACATTTAAGAATTGGTAAACGTGGTCGCATAAAAacctgagggagattttaccacAATTCCATTACCAAAATTTGCATCTGCACAGATCTTCCACTTTAATTTGTTTTTGTACATTTTTCAGTataaattgttcaaagtagtccttTTGCATAGATTTGTATgttttgttaaactttgaaataaatgttttttgtttggcatacattttgaAGTGAAAAAGCGGAGTCAAATGTAATTCTGTTACCTTGGAATTGCCCCTAGCCTACCTGATGCAGTATCAGTATGGGCTATGGTTGTACTGTAGTAGGCTTACTTATATGCAAAGCAGTAATGTCATTGTGTCACCCTTGCATGTGTTGCTTTTTTCATACAATTGATGTAATCAAATATACAGGCCCAGTCTGTATGATTATGATCGGTAACGTTTGTAGTATGTTGCAGTATAGGCCTAGATGTTATGCCTACATGATCAACCTATGGAATGGGAAATGCCATGTTttatatgtaaaaaataaataaaggctAATGAATCCTATCAAATTAATACACTTTGGGGTCTGTTCATTGTTGCAAGAGGAAAGATGACTTGTGGGCATATTGCCATACACTGTTAACATGATTTGTTTACATGTGTATTTTCTATCAAATATCTCTTAAGTGTTAAGCAAGcccataaaaaaattaaaaaaacatttttcctcaataGCTCAGTGGAGATTAGTAATTGTGGATGTTTAGACTATTGTGGCTTGTTTTGGGTAGGTGGTTAGGCCAGGGCTCACCAACCCTATTCCTGGGGAGCTACTCTCATGTCGGTTTTCGCTCCAAcctcagcttatcaaccagctaattattagaatcaggtgcactagattagggctggagtgaaaacctacaggaaagtagctctccaggaacagggttggagagccctgggttAGGCCCTacttacattttacatttgagtaatttagcaaaAGGTAAAaggtggaatgcttttgacaccttgtagagtccagccccgactaattgaggctgttctgagggcaaaagaggggatgggtttcttaatgttttgtagattcagtgtgtgtgtgtgtgagggactgCATGTTTGCTGATGTGAGGAGAATGAGAGCAGGTGGTTCATGTGTTCATTAATCTTATGGCTTGTAGATTTG includes the following:
- the LOC139422928 gene encoding galectin-9-like isoform X2 codes for the protein MTFQQPFFNPRVPFTGCIQGALHEGKTITVTGRVLPGAQRFHVNLQCGSRGNPDIALHFNPRYDSFLDVVICNTMQHSKWGSEEREYFAPMTRGANFTLMFLVNKDSYSIIVNGALFMEYLHRLSFSRVDTISVDGGVEVQSIAFSNPAVTSPPPQPGYPGHPHSALSAAGFLQAPPPYTAQPPYTPKPSFVVPYKNIMAGGLYPGRNITIQGVVNHNADKFCINLRFNSGVAFHFNPRFNENVVVRNSLLKEQWGPEERTGGMPFYRGQPFTVIIMCDTQCYRVMVNGALMFSYNHRHFLFQQIDILEVEGDVSLSAVLV
- the LOC139422928 gene encoding galectin-9B-like isoform X1, whose protein sequence is MTFQQPFFNPRVPFTGCIQGALHEGKTITVTGRVLPGAQRFHVNLQCGSRGNPDIALHFNPRYDSFLDVVICNTMQHSKWGSEEREYFAPMTRGANFTLMFLVNKDSYSIIVNGALFMEYLHRLSFSRVDTISVDGGVEVQSIAFSNPAVTSPPPQPGYPGHPHSGQRNRNRSRQSKPGPKTPPQWCNATQALSAAGFLQAPPPYTAQPPYTPKPSFVVPYKNIMAGGLYPGRNITIQGVVNHNADKFCINLRFNSGVAFHFNPRFNENVVVRNSLLKEQWGPEERTGGMPFYRGQPFTVIIMCDTQCYRVMVNGALMFSYNHRHFLFQQIDILEVEGDVSLSAVLV